A DNA window from Chelativorans sp. AA-79 contains the following coding sequences:
- a CDS encoding carbonic anhydrase, whose protein sequence is MAYLPERLLAGYRNFMAGRYSAESSRYRELAQRGQSPETMVIACCDSRAAPETIFDTGPGELFVVRNVANLVPPYAPDEHHHGTSAALEFAVQSLKVKSIVVMGHGRCGGIGAALNPSAEPLSPGDFIGRWMSLVGPAAEAISGNELLTPSERQTALERISIRFQIENLRTFPCVRILEQKGKLTLHGAWFDISSGELWVMDPKTGDFIRPELG, encoded by the coding sequence ATGGCATACTTACCCGAGCGGCTTCTGGCCGGATACCGCAACTTCATGGCGGGGCGCTATTCCGCCGAGAGCAGCCGTTATCGCGAGCTTGCCCAGCGGGGGCAATCGCCGGAGACGATGGTGATTGCCTGCTGCGATTCGCGTGCGGCGCCCGAGACCATCTTCGACACCGGCCCAGGCGAACTCTTCGTGGTCCGCAACGTCGCCAATCTCGTTCCTCCCTATGCTCCGGACGAGCACCATCACGGCACCTCGGCCGCGCTCGAATTTGCGGTTCAGAGCCTGAAGGTGAAGAGCATCGTCGTCATGGGTCATGGGCGCTGCGGCGGCATCGGCGCAGCACTCAATCCTTCTGCCGAGCCGCTTTCGCCCGGCGATTTCATCGGACGGTGGATGAGCCTCGTGGGTCCCGCCGCCGAAGCCATCTCCGGCAACGAACTGCTCACCCCCTCCGAGCGTCAGACTGCGCTGGAGCGCATCTCCATCCGCTTCCAGATCGAGAACCTGCGCACATTCCCGTGCGTGCGCATCCTGGAGCAGAAGGGCAAGCTCACCTTGCACGGCGCGTGGTTCGATATCTCCAGCGGAGAGCTTTGGGTGATGGATCCGAAGACGGGCGATTTCATACGGCCGGAACTAGGTTGA
- the pdxY gene encoding pyridoxal kinase PdxY, with the protein MDETEGTAGGPRAVIVVSSHVARGSVGNRASVFALETLGRPVWAVPTVILPWHPGHGRATRIVPPAAEFAALMRDLEGAAWLGEIATVLSGYLGEASQADAVASLVRAVRRRNPEALYVCDPIMGDIGGLYVPESTALAMRDVLLPLADIATPNLYELAWLAGRELCTLEDTMAAAAEMAPPTMLVTSAPATVPGAIANLLQTSHAAFLAEHRAVENPTKGPGDLTAALLTAWLLEGMSPADALRRTTASVFGALAHAAKRGADELMLASEAANLTDPDMAVVELRELPRHGRGSLP; encoded by the coding sequence ATGGACGAGACTGAAGGAACCGCAGGCGGCCCTCGCGCCGTGATCGTCGTATCGAGTCACGTGGCGCGGGGATCGGTCGGCAACCGCGCGTCCGTCTTCGCGCTAGAGACATTGGGGCGCCCGGTCTGGGCGGTGCCGACCGTCATCCTCCCGTGGCACCCGGGCCACGGGCGCGCCACGCGCATCGTGCCGCCCGCGGCGGAGTTCGCCGCCCTGATGCGCGATCTCGAAGGCGCAGCCTGGCTCGGCGAGATCGCCACCGTGCTCTCGGGCTATCTGGGGGAGGCTTCGCAGGCCGACGCGGTTGCGTCCCTGGTCCGCGCGGTAAGGCGGAGGAACCCCGAGGCGCTCTATGTCTGCGATCCCATCATGGGGGACATCGGCGGGCTCTACGTGCCGGAATCCACCGCCTTGGCCATGCGCGACGTGCTTTTGCCCCTTGCGGATATCGCAACGCCCAACCTTTACGAACTCGCATGGCTTGCCGGCCGCGAATTGTGCACGTTGGAGGACACCATGGCGGCCGCGGCAGAAATGGCGCCTCCGACCATGCTCGTCACCTCCGCGCCCGCCACCGTGCCGGGGGCGATCGCCAACCTGCTGCAGACCTCGCATGCGGCCTTTCTCGCAGAGCATCGTGCCGTCGAAAACCCGACCAAGGGACCGGGGGACCTGACGGCGGCGCTGCTCACCGCATGGCTGCTCGAGGGGATGAGCCCCGCGGACGCGCTGAGGCGCACCACGGCTTCCGTATTCGGGGCGCTGGCGCATGCGGCCAAGCGTGGTGCGGACGAGCTGATGCTGGCGTCGGAAGCGGCGAATCTCACCGATCCGGACATGGCCGTCGTGGAACTGCGCGAGTTGCCCCGCCATGGCCGAGGCTCTTTGCCTTGA